Below is a genomic region from Caldilineales bacterium.
ACGAAAGTCGGGCCGAGGTGTTGGCCCATCCCCTCGCCTGCCCCAAGCTCGCCGACCTGAACGGCTTCGTGGCGCAGGCCATCACCTGGGCCGACGGACTCCTGACGCGGGCGGAGCTGCCCGATGACCAACACGGCTGGGTGAAGGTCTTCTACGGCGTCATCCCCCAGCTGGCCGCAGATGTGCGGGTGGGGCGCTGCCTGGAGGAGGGGGACAGGCTGGCGGCCGGGGGCAGCGAGTGGCAAGTCTTGTTCTGCCCCGGCCACAGCGGCGATCTCATTTGCCTCTATCGTCCGGTGGATCGCGTCCTGCTCAGCTCCGACCACCTGCTGGCCCACATCAGTTCCAACGCCCTCTTGGAGCCGCCGCCCGACCCTCGCAGCTCGCACCGCCGTTCCTTGATCGAATATTGGCATTCGCTCGACCGGATCGACGCCCTGCCCATCGCCCACGTCCTTCCCGGCCATGGCCAGGTGATCGACGACCACCATCTGCTGCTGGCCGAGCGCCGCCGCCAACGCGACCGCCGCCTGGCCCGCATCCTGGCGCTGATCTCCGAGCGACCACTGACCGCCTGGGAG
It encodes:
- a CDS encoding MBL fold metallo-hydrolase → MAVREILPGIFQITTPTPFPVGDVHAYLLWGEPLTLVDTGLRHPPSQQAMTAALAEIGVAVTDLEQIVVSHSHMDHFGLARRLQDESRAEVLAHPLACPKLADLNGFVAQAITWADGLLTRAELPDDQHGWVKVFYGVIPQLAADVRVGRCLEEGDRLAAGGSEWQVLFCPGHSGDLICLYRPVDRVLLSSDHLLAHISSNALLEPPPDPRSSHRRSLIEYWHSLDRIDALPIAHVLPGHGQVIDDHHLLLAERRRQRDRRLARILALISERPLTAWEIAQGLFPSLGHMDVFLALSEVIGHLDMLEAAGQVLEDDEAVGRRYRPAP